Proteins from a genomic interval of Deltaproteobacteria bacterium:
- a CDS encoding DnaJ domain-containing protein, with product MNLPKYREINKARRILGLPYIATIDHIKDAYHRLARQYHPDKCEDKNKDFCTKKMAEINYAYKLLMDYTHNYRYFLTEDEYKRQDPEYALKRFYNSFK from the coding sequence ATGAATCTACCAAAGTACAGGGAAATAAATAAAGCAAGAAGGATACTTGGATTACCTTATATAGCAACAATTGATCATATAAAGGATGCTTATCACAGATTGGCCAGGCAGTATCATCCCGATAAATGTGAGGATAAGAATAAGGATTTTTGCACTAAAAAGATGGCAGAGATCAATTACGCTTATAAGCTATTAATGGATTATACTCATAACTATAGATATTTTCTTACAGAGGATGAATACAAAAGACAGGATCCTGAATACGCGTTGAAAAGATTTTATAACTCATTTAAGTGA
- the lgt gene encoding prolipoprotein diacylglyceryl transferase, protein MHPILFHYGPITIHTYGVAMASAFIVAIYLATRKAKKLALDPNIVLDMSFWIMIGSILGARVVFIITLWHYYMQHPLEMLEIWKGGLVFYGGLFGGVLAILIYIKWVKASFFKYADLISPYLGLGYAIHRTFGCYMNGCCFGKPTTLPWPLGSIFSPNSDAGLAYPGQRLYSTELFEAVNGLILFGFLLWYEKKFKKNDGELVGLFLILYSFNRFIIEFFRGDTIRRFVGPLSTSQFIAIPTFMVGWIIFIWARTKKTKNESTKVQGNK, encoded by the coding sequence ATGCATCCGATCCTATTTCACTACGGTCCAATAACAATTCATACCTACGGGGTTGCAATGGCTTCAGCGTTCATAGTTGCAATCTACCTAGCTACGAGAAAGGCCAAAAAACTTGCTCTTGATCCAAACATTGTCCTCGATATGAGCTTCTGGATCATGATCGGTTCTATCTTAGGCGCGAGGGTTGTATTCATAATAACATTATGGCATTACTATATGCAGCATCCGCTTGAGATGCTCGAGATCTGGAAAGGCGGGCTCGTTTTTTATGGGGGTTTATTCGGCGGAGTCCTTGCTATACTGATTTATATAAAATGGGTAAAAGCAAGCTTTTTTAAATATGCGGATTTAATCTCCCCATACCTAGGGCTTGGCTATGCAATACATCGTACCTTTGGATGTTACATGAATGGCTGCTGTTTTGGTAAACCTACTACACTTCCATGGCCACTTGGCTCTATATTCTCACCTAACAGTGATGCCGGCCTTGCCTATCCAGGCCAGAGATTATACTCTACAGAACTTTTTGAGGCGGTTAACGGGCTGATCCTGTTTGGATTTTTATTATGGTACGAAAAGAAATTCAAAAAGAATGACGGCGAGCTTGTAGGGCTTTTTCTGATTCTATATTCGTTTAACAGATTTATTATAGAATTTTTCAGGGGTGATACTATCCGTAGATTTGTAGGCCCTCTTTCAACATCACAGTTTATAGCAATACCCACATTTATGGTAGGATGGATAATATTTATCTGGGCAAGGACAAAGAAAACAAAAAATGAATCTACCAAAGTACAGGGAAATAAATAA
- a CDS encoding UDP-2,3-diacylglucosamine diphosphatase, giving the protein MYCIFLSDAHLHGKDDPNQRIMVRFFKSLENEPPDALFLLGDIFDFWISPGGLIDPVYVSLLDSLKNLSEKGVRLYYAVGNHDFFVKDVLKNIFDVEIIDRDYDTTINGKRFHITHGDTIDYTDKGYRFLRAVLRSRFARIIVQIVPVMMLKNIAAWLSKQSRDVWTAKREMPAHVLDEYIEKKAMQGIEVLIAGHFHKPLIRELFFGERHIKYVNTGNWFNDYTYVIVRDDRIDLKFFR; this is encoded by the coding sequence ATGTACTGCATATTTCTTTCCGATGCACATTTGCATGGTAAGGATGACCCAAATCAGCGAATAATGGTAAGGTTTTTTAAAAGCCTGGAGAACGAGCCTCCAGATGCACTGTTTTTGCTTGGTGATATATTTGATTTTTGGATAAGCCCCGGCGGGTTAATCGATCCCGTTTATGTATCTTTGCTTGACAGCCTTAAAAATCTTTCTGAAAAGGGCGTCAGGCTGTACTATGCGGTCGGCAATCATGATTTCTTTGTAAAAGATGTGTTAAAAAATATATTTGATGTTGAAATAATAGACAGAGATTATGATACCACTATCAACGGGAAAAGATTTCATATAACGCACGGAGATACAATCGATTATACGGATAAAGGCTATAGGTTTTTAAGAGCCGTTTTAAGAAGCAGGTTTGCACGTATAATTGTTCAGATTGTTCCTGTAATGATGCTGAAAAATATCGCAGCATGGCTGTCAAAGCAAAGCAGAGATGTATGGACAGCAAAAAGAGAAATGCCTGCTCATGTACTTGATGAATACATAGAAAAAAAGGCAATGCAGGGCATTGAAGTGCTCATTGCGGGACATTTCCACAAGCCTTTGATAAGGGAACTTTTTTTCGGAGAAAGACATATAAAGTATGTTAACACAGGCAATTGGTTCAATGACTATACATATGTTATTGTAAGGGATGATAGAATTGATCTGAAGTTTTTTAGGTGA
- the trpE gene encoding anthranilate synthase component I — MESNHIYPSYEDFLKLAEHANLIPVYTEILSDVETPVSVLLKLKHLNYPFLLESVEGGEKWARYSFIGFEPSVMFRIKNRDVFITENGKTKIHHDVPDPLGLLKTELKRYNPAIIKGLPRFVGGAVGYFGYDVVKTFEKVPALKKRSPDFDDVFLLFTDKLVIFDNLRHTMIVLSNAFIQKGNTKSAYDTAAASVKRVISILNRPLQAAKKRKINKIKPFGSNMTQQEYERMVIEGKSRIMEGDIIQVVLSQRFFSPSKIDLVSFYRALRLINPSPYMFYFDLGDKYLIGSSPEVLVRFEGGWVTIRPIAGTRKRGKTREEDEALEKELLEDKKEKAEHVMLVDLARNDIGRIAKTGSVRVDELMIVERYSHVMHIVSEVRGAALDDKDAVDILKATFPAGTLSGAPKVKAMEIIEHLEKDNRGPYGGAVGYISYTGSMDTCIAIRTAFVDKKGVYIQSGAGIVYDSQPENEYSETRSKAQALMDALKKSGEIK, encoded by the coding sequence ATGGAGAGTAATCACATTTATCCGTCTTATGAAGATTTTTTAAAACTTGCGGAGCATGCAAATCTTATCCCTGTTTATACGGAGATCCTATCCGATGTGGAAACGCCGGTCTCCGTACTGTTAAAACTGAAACATTTGAATTACCCATTCCTTCTTGAGAGCGTGGAAGGCGGTGAAAAATGGGCACGGTATAGTTTTATAGGCTTCGAGCCGTCGGTTATGTTCAGGATAAAAAACCGGGATGTTTTTATAACAGAAAACGGGAAAACAAAGATACATCATGATGTTCCTGACCCGCTCGGACTTTTAAAAACGGAACTGAAACGATACAATCCAGCAATCATAAAAGGCCTGCCGAGGTTTGTAGGCGGTGCTGTCGGCTATTTCGGTTACGATGTCGTAAAAACCTTTGAGAAAGTTCCTGCTCTAAAGAAACGGTCGCCCGATTTTGATGATGTCTTCCTGCTTTTTACGGATAAACTCGTGATCTTTGATAATCTCAGACACACCATGATCGTCCTATCAAATGCCTTTATACAGAAAGGTAATACAAAGAGTGCGTACGATACTGCAGCGGCCTCCGTAAAAAGGGTTATTTCCATACTCAACCGGCCGCTTCAAGCAGCAAAGAAACGGAAGATCAATAAAATTAAACCATTCGGATCGAATATGACGCAGCAGGAATATGAACGGATGGTTATCGAAGGGAAATCACGCATAATGGAGGGCGATATTATTCAGGTCGTATTGTCGCAGAGGTTCTTCTCACCCTCAAAAATAGACCTCGTTTCTTTTTATAGGGCACTGAGACTTATCAACCCTTCACCCTATATGTTTTATTTTGATCTCGGAGATAAATATCTTATCGGTTCTTCCCCTGAGGTGCTTGTACGGTTCGAGGGGGGCTGGGTCACCATAAGACCCATTGCAGGCACAAGAAAACGCGGGAAAACACGGGAAGAAGATGAAGCACTGGAAAAGGAATTGCTCGAAGATAAAAAGGAAAAAGCGGAACACGTTATGCTGGTGGATCTTGCCAGAAACGATATCGGAAGAATTGCGAAAACAGGCAGCGTACGGGTCGATGAACTTATGATCGTGGAAAGGTATTCGCACGTTATGCACATAGTATCGGAGGTAAGAGGTGCTGCACTTGATGATAAGGATGCCGTGGATATCCTGAAGGCAACATTCCCCGCGGGGACACTTTCGGGTGCTCCAAAAGTTAAAGCGATGGAAATCATAGAACATCTCGAAAAGGACAACAGGGGACCTTACGGCGGCGCTGTCGGCTATATCAGTTATACAGGGAGTATGGATACGTGTATTGCGATAAGAACTGCATTTGTCGATAAAAAAGGCGTTTATATACAGTCCGGTGCAGGTATAGTATACGACTCCCAGCCCGAAAACGAGTATTCCGAAACACGATCAAAGGCTCAGGCTTTGATGGACGCCCTGAAAAAATCCGGAGAGATAAAATAG
- a CDS encoding aminodeoxychorismate/anthranilate synthase component II → MKILMIDNYDSFTYNLVQYFGELGVEVIVFRNDRIKVKDIKTLDINAIVISPGPSTPAEAGISVDAIKQYAGIYPILGVCLGHQAIGYAFGADIIKAQKIYHGKTSQIKHDGKTIFMGLDNPFTATRYHSLVIDRKTLSDEFVIDAESEEDQEIMAIRHKSLIIEGVQFHPESILTANGKKLLENFIKLVKE, encoded by the coding sequence ATGAAGATACTTATGATCGATAACTATGATTCTTTTACCTATAATCTTGTTCAGTACTTTGGTGAACTCGGGGTTGAAGTGATTGTATTCAGGAATGATCGTATAAAAGTTAAAGATATAAAAACCCTCGATATAAATGCAATCGTTATATCTCCCGGCCCGTCAACACCGGCAGAAGCCGGTATATCCGTTGACGCCATAAAGCAATACGCCGGTATTTATCCCATACTCGGTGTATGCCTCGGTCATCAGGCAATAGGTTACGCATTCGGTGCGGACATAATTAAAGCGCAGAAGATCTACCATGGGAAAACGTCTCAGATAAAGCATGACGGTAAAACGATATTTATGGGGCTTGACAATCCATTCACGGCTACAAGGTACCACTCTCTTGTAATAGACAGAAAAACATTGTCTGATGAATTTGTCATTGATGCAGAGTCTGAAGAGGATCAGGAAATAATGGCAATAAGACATAAGAGTCTTATCATAGAAGGTGTTCAGTTTCATCCGGAATCTATACTGACTGCAAACGGTAAAAAGTTACTTGAGAATTTTATAAAATTGGTTAAGGAATAG
- the trpD gene encoding anthranilate phosphoribosyltransferase, which produces MIKEAIEKVTEHISLSENEMELVIDEIMSGNATDAQIASFITALRIKGETVEEITGAAKVMRDKATKVYSSKKVLVDTCGTGGDRKGTFNVSTAASFIAAGAGVFIAKHGNRSVSSKSGSADVLEALGINVKMGAGKARHAIETIGMCFLFAPIYHGAMKYAIGPRQQIGIRTIFNMLGPLTNPAEAKYQVIGIYDGTMTEKIAHVLHNLGSIAACVVHGDDGTDEITLTGKTTISELKNDRIKTYKFDPEEYGYKCCSPEKLLGGDADRNAAIIMDILNGAGGAMRDIAELNAAFAIYIANIKDNLHDAIIAARESIDSGLALKKLDGLKKLSNEDNLK; this is translated from the coding sequence ATGATAAAAGAAGCGATTGAAAAGGTAACGGAACATATATCCCTTTCGGAGAATGAGATGGAGCTTGTTATTGATGAAATCATGTCGGGCAATGCAACGGATGCCCAGATCGCTTCATTCATCACAGCGCTTAGAATCAAAGGCGAAACCGTAGAAGAGATAACGGGTGCTGCAAAGGTTATGAGAGATAAGGCAACAAAGGTATATTCATCAAAAAAGGTATTGGTTGATACGTGCGGTACAGGCGGAGATCGCAAAGGTACGTTCAATGTATCCACAGCAGCATCATTTATAGCGGCAGGTGCAGGCGTTTTTATCGCCAAGCACGGCAATCGTTCCGTCTCCTCTAAAAGTGGGAGTGCCGATGTGCTTGAGGCTCTTGGAATAAATGTCAAAATGGGCGCGGGAAAGGCGCGGCACGCGATTGAAACCATAGGTATGTGTTTTTTGTTTGCGCCGATTTATCACGGTGCGATGAAGTATGCTATAGGACCAAGACAGCAGATCGGCATAAGAACTATTTTTAATATGCTTGGACCGCTTACAAATCCTGCTGAAGCAAAGTATCAGGTAATTGGTATATATGATGGAACGATGACAGAAAAGATAGCCCATGTATTACATAACCTCGGAAGTATTGCTGCTTGTGTTGTTCACGGCGACGATGGAACTGATGAAATTACTCTTACTGGTAAGACAACCATATCGGAGCTTAAAAACGACCGTATCAAAACATATAAATTTGATCCAGAAGAGTATGGTTATAAATGCTGCTCACCTGAAAAACTTCTTGGAGGGGACGCAGACCGTAATGCAGCAATTATAATGGACATATTGAACGGTGCCGGTGGAGCAATGAGGGACATAGCGGAATTGAATGCAGCATTTGCAATTTATATTGCAAATATTAAAGATAATCTGCACGATGCAATTATCGCTGCAAGAGAGAGTATAGATTCCGGCTTAGCTTTGAAAAAACTTGACGGTTTGAAAAAACTTAGTAATGAGGATAATCTTAAATGA
- the trpC gene encoding indole-3-glycerol phosphate synthase TrpC: MTDKIDFLNDIVNTKKREVGIKKQHTGIGSLIKAIDSIKHPLSFIETLSANVPPRIIAEIKKRSPSKGVIASGIDVKQVATDFESAGACAISVLTDEEYFEGSISDMITVKNAVTIPVLRKDFIVDEFQIYESRANGADTILLIVKILDKAVNHYLELSRQLGMEPLVEIHNENELKTAIDAGARIIGINTRNLDTFNVSLDTIASLINYIPDNVFTVAESGITSTDIILEFMKLGIDGFLIGETFMRASSPSKKLKEFIDKFRISSFK, from the coding sequence ATGACTGATAAAATAGATTTTCTTAATGACATCGTTAATACAAAAAAAAGAGAAGTCGGGATCAAAAAACAGCATACCGGTATTGGATCACTGATCAAAGCTATAGACAGTATAAAACATCCGCTCTCTTTTATAGAAACTCTCTCTGCGAATGTGCCTCCGCGTATAATTGCAGAAATCAAAAAAAGGTCACCCTCCAAAGGCGTTATAGCCTCCGGCATAGATGTGAAACAGGTTGCAACAGATTTTGAGTCCGCGGGTGCGTGTGCAATATCTGTTTTAACCGATGAGGAATATTTTGAAGGCAGCATCTCCGATATGATTACGGTAAAGAATGCCGTGACTATCCCGGTACTTCGTAAGGATTTCATTGTAGACGAGTTCCAGATTTACGAATCAAGGGCAAACGGCGCCGATACGATACTTTTGATTGTTAAAATCTTAGATAAAGCCGTTAATCATTATTTAGAGCTTTCAAGGCAGCTGGGCATGGAGCCTCTCGTTGAGATTCATAATGAAAATGAGCTTAAGACGGCAATTGATGCAGGTGCAAGGATAATAGGCATAAACACAAGAAACCTTGATACTTTTAATGTATCGCTTGACACAATCGCATCTCTTATAAATTATATACCAGACAATGTGTTTACTGTGGCAGAAAGCGGCATTACATCTACAGACATTATACTGGAGTTTATGAAACTCGGCATAGACGGTTTTCTCATAGGCGAGACATTTATGCGTGCGTCATCACCTTCAAAAAAGTTAAAAGAGTTTATAGATAAATTTAGAATAAGTTCTTTCAAGTAA
- a CDS encoding TrpB-like pyridoxal phosphate-dependent enzyme — translation MQTKIILDETEIPRRWYNIMADMPNPPAAVLHPGTKKPVTPDDLKPIFPMGLIEQEVSTKRWIDIPEEVLKVYALWRPSPMFRAHNLEAYLKTPARIYYKNESFSPPGSHKPNTSVAQAYYNKKEGIKRLATETGAGQWGSALAMAGRFFGLDVTVYMVRVSYDQKPYRKIMMETWGANVHASPTNLTNAGKKVLEMDPSSPGSLGIAISEAVEDAATHADTNYSLGSVLNHVLIHQSVIGLEAKEQFKKINDYPDIVIASCGGGSNFGGIAFPFLMDKFAGKKVRAIAVEPASCPTLTKGPYTYDFGDEAGLTPLIKMYTLGHSFVPPGIHAGGLRYHGDSPLVSQFYNEGIIEAVAYNQLPVFEAAITFARTEGIIPAPESAHAILGAINEAKKAKEEGKERVILLNLSGHGHFDLSAYDSYLKGKLRDYEYPEAEIKKSLKELPVV, via the coding sequence ATGCAGACAAAGATAATACTGGATGAAACAGAGATACCGAGAAGATGGTATAACATTATGGCGGACATGCCAAACCCGCCTGCAGCGGTATTGCATCCCGGCACAAAAAAACCCGTTACACCAGATGACCTGAAGCCCATATTCCCGATGGGACTTATCGAGCAGGAGGTCTCAACGAAAAGATGGATAGACATACCCGAAGAGGTATTAAAGGTTTATGCCTTATGGAGACCATCACCCATGTTCAGGGCGCATAATCTTGAGGCATACCTCAAGACACCCGCAAGGATATATTACAAGAACGAGAGCTTCAGCCCCCCTGGCAGCCATAAGCCGAACACCTCTGTAGCACAGGCGTATTACAACAAAAAGGAAGGCATTAAAAGGCTTGCAACTGAAACTGGTGCAGGACAATGGGGAAGTGCGCTTGCAATGGCCGGCAGGTTCTTCGGGCTGGATGTTACGGTTTACATGGTACGTGTAAGTTATGACCAGAAGCCGTACAGAAAGATTATGATGGAGACATGGGGAGCAAATGTTCATGCAAGTCCAACAAACCTTACCAACGCAGGGAAAAAGGTCCTTGAGATGGATCCATCATCACCCGGCAGTCTCGGCATAGCCATAAGTGAGGCAGTCGAAGACGCGGCAACGCACGCGGACACGAACTATTCACTCGGCAGTGTCCTTAACCATGTGTTAATACATCAGAGTGTTATAGGGCTGGAAGCCAAGGAGCAATTTAAGAAGATCAATGATTATCCGGATATTGTCATTGCATCGTGCGGAGGTGGAAGTAACTTCGGCGGCATTGCATTCCCCTTCCTCATGGACAAGTTTGCAGGGAAAAAGGTCAGAGCCATTGCAGTAGAGCCTGCATCATGTCCTACCCTCACAAAGGGCCCGTACACCTACGATTTTGGTGATGAGGCAGGACTAACACCGCTCATAAAGATGTACACGCTTGGCCACAGTTTTGTGCCTCCAGGCATACATGCAGGCGGCTTGAGATATCATGGAGATTCACCTCTTGTCAGCCAGTTCTACAACGAAGGCATTATAGAAGCTGTTGCATACAACCAGCTTCCGGTGTTTGAAGCAGCTATAACATTTGCAAGAACAGAGGGCATAATACCGGCGCCTGAGTCAGCCCATGCAATACTCGGTGCTATAAATGAGGCTAAAAAGGCAAAAGAAGAAGGCAAAGAAAGGGTAATCCTGCTTAATTTAAGCGGACATGGACATTTTGACCTTTCCGCTTATGATAGTTATCTAAAGGGTAAATTAAGGGATTATGAATACCCGGAGGCAGAAATAAAAAAATCGCTAAAGGAACTGCCGGTGGTATAG
- a CDS encoding phosphoribosylanthranilate isomerase, whose amino-acid sequence MKIKICGITSLSDAVAACEHGADALGFVFYKKSPRYILPEQAKQIIEKLPPFVSSVGVFVDEDINTVKSLITDTGLDYVQLHGNEPISTVRMFGNKAIKAFNIKDKDSIEEVNGSGLQYVLLDSHTSLHGGSGKRFDHAFLKNLSIGIKFILSGGITPENVAEIVQTYKPYGIDVSSGVEASPGKKSKEKLTALFINIKKAL is encoded by the coding sequence GTGAAGATCAAGATTTGCGGTATAACATCTTTAAGCGATGCCGTGGCAGCATGCGAACATGGTGCAGATGCTCTGGGCTTTGTATTTTATAAAAAAAGCCCGCGATACATCCTGCCTGAACAGGCTAAACAAATAATAGAAAAACTGCCTCCTTTTGTCAGTTCGGTCGGCGTATTTGTTGATGAAGATATTAATACTGTTAAGTCACTCATAACAGACACTGGGCTGGATTACGTACAGCTTCATGGAAATGAACCCATAAGTACTGTTAGGATGTTTGGGAATAAGGCAATAAAGGCATTCAATATAAAAGACAAGGATTCTATTGAAGAAGTAAACGGATCAGGGCTTCAATATGTTCTACTCGACAGCCATACATCCCTTCACGGCGGGTCCGGTAAGCGGTTTGACCATGCATTCCTTAAAAACCTTTCTATAGGTATCAAGTTTATTTTATCGGGCGGCATAACACCGGAGAATGTTGCTGAGATAGTACAGACATATAAGCCTTATGGTATTGATGTATCAAGCGGCGTCGAGGCATCTCCAGGTAAAAAATCAAAAGAAAAGCTAACAGCATTATTCATAAATATAAAAAAAGCCCTATAA